The DNA sequence AGATGGCGGCGGTGTCCGGGAAAGTGGGCGTCAGCCGACGGGGCGCCGAACCCGACGATCAGGTCATCCCGACGTCGGAAAGTTTGCTGCCGATCCCTGAATCGCTGGCTGGCCTGCTCCCTGGCGGGTTGCCGCGTGGGGCGGTGGCGGTGGTCTCCGGGGCCCGGTCGCTACCGGTGAGCATGGCCGCCGCGGTGAGCGCCGGCGGCGGCCATGTGGCCGTGGTCGGGGTGCCGGATTTCGGTCTGCTCGCCGCTGCGGAGATGGGGGCGGATCTGAGCCGGATCGCGGTGGTCCCCGATCCGGGTACCGATCCGGTCGAGGTGGCCGCGGTGCTGATGGACGGGATGGACCTGGTGGTGCTTGGCCTGGCCGGCGCGACGGTGAGCGCAACCCGCGCACGGGCCGTGGTGGCCCGGGCCCGCCAGAGGGGTTGCGCCCTGGTGGTCACCCGGGGGGACTGGCAGGGTGCCTCGATCCGGCTGGACGCCCGGGTGCGCGGCTATGAGGTGACCGCTGGGCGCAGCGGTGTGCCGGTGGCGGGGTGCGGGCGGATCAGCCGGGTGCGATTGTCCGTGCGGGCCGGTGGTCGGTCGGTCCGGTCGAGGACGGGCTGATGTGACCGCCCGGGTTCTGGCGATCTGGTGCATGGACTGGCCGGCGGTGGCCGCTGCGGTGGCCGTGGGCCTGGAGGCCACCGCGCCGGTGGCCGTCACCCTGGCCAACCGGGTGATTGCGTGTTCATCGGCGGCCCGCGCAGCCGGGGTGCGTCGCGGATTGCGGCGGCGCGAATCGCAGGCGCGCTGCCCGCAGTTGTATGTGGTGGCCGCCGACCCGGCCCGCGACGCACGTTTCTTCGAGGGTGTGACGGCCGCGGTCGACGAGGTGGTGCCCCGTGCTGAGGTGTTGCGGCCCGGCCTGCTGGTGCTGGCCGTGCGGGGTGCGGCCCGCTACTTCGGCTCCGAGCAGGATGCCGCCGAGCGTCTGGTCGACGCCGTTGCCGCAGCCGGTGCCGAATGCCAGGTCGGTATTGCCGACCAGTTGGGCACTGCGGTCTTCGCGGCCAAAGCCGGCCGGGTGATCGAGCCCGGCCAGGATGCGGCGTTCCTCTCGACGTTGTCCATCCGGCAGCTCGCCGCTGAACCGAGCCTGTCCGGTCCCGGCCGTGATGAGCTCGCGGACTTGTTGTGGCGCATGGGCATTCGTACGTTCGGTCAGTTCGCCGAATTCTCCCGTAGCGATGTGGCCTCCCGATTCGATGCCGACGCAGTGGCTGCTCATCGACTGGCCCGCGGGGAGCCGGTGCGCGGGCCGTCGGGCCGTGCGGTGCCTGCCGAACTCGATGCCGTGCTCACCTGCGACCCGCCCATCGACCGGGTGGACGCCGCCGCCTTCGCCGGGCGCGCGCTGGCCGCCGCGCTGCATCGCAGCCTGGAGTCGGCCGGTGTCGGGTGTACCCGGCTGGCCATTCACGCTGTCACCGCCAAAGGCGGGGAACTGACCCGGGTGTGGCGGTGTGCCGAACCGCTGACCGAGGATGCCACCGCCGACCGGGTGCGCTGGCAGCTCGACGGCTGGCTCAATCAGCGCCGCGCGCAGGACCGCCCCAACGCCCCGGTGACGCTGCTGCGGCTGCAGCCGGTGGAAGTCGTGTCCGCCGAGGCGCTTCAGCTTCCGCTCTGGGGCGGGGTGGGGGAGGAGGACCGGTTGCGGGCCCGCCGCGCGCTGGTCCGGGTGCAGGGCCTGCTGGGTCAGGAGGCTGTCCAGCTGCCGATGCTGTCCGGCGGCCGCGGCCCCGCCGAGCGGATCACCCTGACTCCGCTCGGTGACGAACAGGTGCCCAGAGCCGACCCGAACCGGCCGTGGCCCGGCCGGCTGCCCGACCCGGCTCCCACGGTGCTCCTCGATGATCCGGTGGAACTGCTTGATGCCCAGGGTAATCCGGTCAAGGTCACTGCGCGGGGGATGTTCACCGCCGAACCGGCACACCTGGACGGCCAGTACCCGGGCGAGTTGAGGTGGTGGGCCGGGCCGTGGCCGGTGGACGAACGGTGGTGGGATCAAGCAGAGCCGTCCCGCGCCGGTCGGACGGCGCGGGCCCAGGTGCTGGTGGGGGAGGAGCCGGGCACCGCGCTGCTGCTGTGTTACCGGCAGCGCCGGTGGTACCTGGAAGGGGTTTACGAATGACCCAGCGCCCGGGCGAAGGGTCCCACCCGTTCGATGTAGAGGTCGAAGAACGCCGCCGGGTCCACCTCGACACCGATGTGCGCGTTGGGTTCCCGGCCCCAATGCCGGCTCCAGTCGGCGATCGTCATCGCCCGCGTCAGCGTGCCGGTCAGTTCCACGTCGACGGTCGCGGCCCGGGTCCCGATGATGCCAGGGTCCAGTGCCACCGCCGCTGCCAGCGGGTCGTGCAGGTGAGCCAGAAAGCCCTCGCCCTGGTCGAAGTGGAACTCGAAGTAGAAGCGCATCGCATCTTCGAGCGCGCGGATCAGTGGGTTGTCGGCCACCGACCGGGTGCCCCTCGAGTCGAGCACGCTCATCGTCACCGACGCCGACTCCGCCGCTCCGGCCAGCCGGCTCAGAATCGCCGGGGTCAGTGCGATGTTCTCGGTGAGGTTCAGGCCGCATACGATCGGAAGTTGATGCGGTTCAATCGCATTCGACTCCACAGCCCGCCCCCACGCGGCGAACACCTCGGCAGCGGCCTCCGGGTCGACGCTGATGTTCCACTCCGCCACCGGCGTGGTGTTACCGCGGTAGTCGAACGAACCGCCCATGATCACCAACCGCCGCAGCAGCGACGGCAGGTGTGGTTCGGCACGAACGGCCAGTGCCAGATTGGTCAGCGGGCCGGTCACCAGACCGATCAGCTCACCGGGGCGGCCGTGCGCGGCCCGCACCCAGGCTTCGGCGGAGTCATACGACGTGAGTTCACGGCTGTGCGTGGGGAGTTCGGCGTACCCGAGGCCCCCGGGTCCGTGCGTGTCCTCTGCGGTGCGCATGGTGTCCGCCAGTGGCTCGCCGGCTCCCCGCGAGACCGGAATGTCACCGGCCCGGCACAGTTCGAGCAGCCCGAGGTTGTTGCGGCAGACCTGGTCGACATCGACGTTGCCACCGGTGGAGGCGATACCGACCAGGTCGGCATCGGGACTGGCGAGCAGGTAGACCAGTGCCATCGCATCATCGACACCGGTGTCCACATCGGCGAACACAGGCAGCCGTGCTGTCGTGTTCCGGGCCGTCGTCACGGCGGTAACGTTACCGTCAGCCGGCCGCGGCCACCTCGTCGCGGAACCAGTCCGGCCACTCCCGCTTCTCGAACGTCGTCGCGTCGACGCAGACGTGGATCATCGTCGCCTCGGCCACCACATCGGTTCCGCGCCGGATCGCGTAGGTGCTGCGCAGCGAGGTGCGACCCGGCTGATCGAGGGCGACCTCGACCACCAGCTCCTCGTCGAACCCGGCGGGCAATCGGAACTGCAGCTCGGCGGCGGCGACCACCACGTCGATACCGCGATCCACCAGAACCTGGATACCTCCGACCACACCGCGCAGCGCCTCGGTGTGGGCCATGTCGATCCAGGTCAGGTAGTGACCGTTGAACACCCGGCCCTGCATGTCACACTCCACGTAGCGCACCCGCAACGGCATGCTGAATCTGGCCACGCCGAATCCTAGAACGCCGAAATCCTAGAAGTCGGTGATGCCGTCCCAATCGACCAGCGTCCACCCGATGTAGGGGTTACCGGTGATCACCACTCGGCCGGTGTTGGGCAGCGGGTGGTCGGTGGCCAGGCTGTCCTTGGCGTTGCGCACGTTCAGCAGCGTCCACAACATGATCGAGGCGGCGCTGGAGAACGCGACCGGCTTGGTGTCACCGCTGTCGTAGATGCGCTGCACCGCCGAGGTGAACTTACCGTTGAACTCCGTGCCGCTCACCGATCCCGGAATGGAGAAGTTGGTGAAGCCGCGCATCCAGTCCATCGGCGCCACCAGGTAGGTCGCGGCCGCCTTGTCCATGTTGTCGCCGTTGAACCAGCCCGCGGAGATCTCGTTGAGCCCGGGCAACACGTTGACCGGTTTGCCCAACGCCTTGGACATCGGGTCGGCGGTCTGTTGGGTCCGGACCATCTCTGAGGCGTAGATGCCGTCGTAGTCATTGCCCTTGAGCCGGTTGGCCACCGCAATCGCCTGCTGCTGGCCGGCCGGTGTCAGCGACGGGCCGGGCACCAAGGTGTCGATGATCCCGTCCTTATTGGCCTGGGACTCCCCATGCCGGATGAATGTCAGTGTGATCGTGCGTTCCTTGGGACCTGACGAGCCGCAGCCCGCGACGAGAACAGCCGCCAGCAGTGCGGCAAGAACCGCGACAAGAGTTCGCACACCCGAGCGTTGCATGCCAACAGCCTGCCCTGTCTGAGGCCCCGGTGTGTGAGATTTTCGGTAGTGCGACCATTTCTCGGTAGTACGAAGACTGAGTCCATCACCAACCCAGGAGTGGCGCTATGGCCCTTGACCCCACGGCAATCGGAGCAGTGACCGAACCTCAAATCTTCGAGTGGACCGAACGCGACACCCTGCTCTACGCCGTCGGCGTGGGCGCCGGTGTCGACGATCTGGCCTACACGACCGAGAACAGTCACGACATCCCCCAACAGGTGCTGCCTACCTTCGCCGTGATCTGCTGCCCCGGCTTTTCCGCGGTGGGCAAGGTGGGAACCTTCGACTTCGGCAAGTTGCTGCACGGTTCGCAGGAGATCCGGCTGCACAAGCCGCTGCCACCTGCTGGCTCGTTGTCGGTGGTCGGTGAGGTGATCGACGTCCAGGACAAGGGTGAAGGCAAGAACGGCATCGTCATGTTGCGGGACATCGGATCTGACCCGGTCACCGGTGAAGTCGTCGTCGAGACGACGGCGACCGCGGTGATCCGCGGGGCCGGCGGGTTCGGGGGTGAGCCCGGTCAGCGCCCGCCCGCCCCGGAGTTCCCCGACCGCGACCCCGACGTCCGGGTCGTGATGCCAACCCGGGTCGACCAGGCCCTGATCTACCGGCTTTCCGGTGACCGCAACCCGCTGCACAGCGATCCCTGGTTCGCCCGCGAGCTGGCCGGCTTCCCGACGCCGATCCTGCACGGGCTGTGCACCTACGGCTTCGCCGGACGTGCCCTGCTGGGCGAACTTGCCGGCAACGACTCCTCGAAGCTGACGGCGGTCGCCGCACGGTTCTCCTCCCCGGTGTTCCCCGGGGAAACGCTGACGACGTCTATCTGGCGCACCGAGGCGGGCAAGGCCGTTTACCGCACCGAGGCCGCTGGGCCGGACGGCTCCAACAGCCGAGTGGTCCTCGACGACGGAGCCGCCGAGTACCTCGACTGAGCGCGGCGCCGGCAGTACCGCTAGCCGACCGCGCCGCCGACCAGGTGGCCGATCCCGAAGGTGATCGCCATGGCCAGTGCGCCGCCGATCACCACCCGTTGGATCGCGCGGCCGGCGTCGGCGCCGCCGAGGCGGGCGCTGAGCCAGCCGGTGACTGCCAGCGCGATGAGCACCGCGGCGAAGGTGATCGGAATCCGAGTCGACGGCGGCGGCAGCAGGATGGCCAGCATCGGCAGGATCGCCCCGACGGTGAACGCAATGGCCGACGAGATCGCGGCCTGCCACGGATTGGTCAGCTCCTCGGGGTCGATGCCGAGTTCGATGTCGATGTGCGCGGCGAACGCGTCGTGGTCGGTGAGTTCCTCGGCCACCGTGCGGGCGGTGGCCGGTGTGAGGCCTTTGGCTTCGTAGAGTGCGGCCAGTTCATCGAGTTCGGCGGCGGGCTGAGTGTCCAGCTCCCGGCGCTCCTTCTGCAGCAGCGCCTTCTCGGTGTCGCGCTGGGTGCTCACGGACACGTACTCGCCCAGGGCCATCGACAGCGCGCCGGCAGCCAGGCCGGCGATGCCCGCGGTGAAGATCGGATCGCGGTCGGTGGTGGCGGCCGCGACGCCGACGACGATGCCGGCCACCGACACGATCCCGTCGTTGGCACCGAGCACGCCGGCCCGCAGCCAGTTCAGCTTGCTGCCGATCGCGCCGTGATGCGGCTCAGCCGGATGTAGTTGGGGCTCTGGCGTGTCCGGTGTCTCGCTCACGGGGAAAGCGTAGGTCCTTGGCCGTACGCCCGCGCGATGTCGGGCGAGTCGGCCCAACCGGAATATGTGGGGCGTTGCGGCCAGCCATCGGGGGAGTCCTGCCATTCTTCCTGGCGGCCCCAGGGAAGTACGTCGATGAGACCGAAAGAGTGGCTGAGCTGTTCGGTGCCACGGCCATTGGTGTGCCATGTCCGGTACACCCGATCCGCACTGTCACGTAAGAAGACGTTCACCGCGAAACCGCCACCGGGGCCGGCGTCGACGTCGGTGCCGAACGAACTCTGGGCCGAGGAGTACCAGTCCATCTGGTTGCCGACCCTCGCCTTGTAGGCCATGGCTTCCTCGATCGGCCCGTTGGTGACGATCACGAAGCGGGCGTCGTAGTTGGCCAGGAACTCCAGTCGGGTGAACTGTGAGGTGAACCCCGTGCAGCCCGGGCACTGCCATTGCGCGCCGTCGCTCCACATGTGGTGGTAGACGATCAACTGGGAGTGGCCGTCGAATACCTCGGCCAGCCTGATCGGTCCGTCCGGCCCGATCAGGGTGTAGTCGGGCAGTTCCACCATCGGCAGCCTGCGCCGTTGGGCGGCGATGGCGTCGAGTTCACGGGTCGCGGCCTTCTCCCGGGCGCGCAGGTCATCGAGCGCGGCGCGCCAGGTCTGTTGGTCGACCACGGGTGGCAGGGCGGACATAGCGGCTCCTCACTGTCGGGTGTCAGAAGTGTTGACCACCTCGGTATTGACCGCCGTGCTCGCCAAAAATCATCGCGGGGCAAGCCCGGACAGCGATGGGGGCAGCGGACGCTGATGTAGGACACCCAGGCGCTGGGTGGCACGGGTGAGCGCGACGTAGAGTTCGGCGGCGCCGCGCGGCCCGTCGGCCAGGATGAGGTCGGGCTCCACCACCAGCACCGCGTCGAACTCCAGGCCCTTGGTCTCCGACGGCGCGACCGCACCCGGCACGCCCGGTGGTCCGATCACGACGCTGGTGCCCTCGCGGTCGGCCTCGGCCGCGACGAATTCGTCAATGGCAGAAGCCATCTCCTGTTCGCTCACCTGCCGGGACCAGGGGGCAACGCCGCACGCACGCACCGACTCCGGTGGGCGGACATCGGGGGCGAACTCGGCGAGCACCGCGGCCGCCACCGCCATGATCTCGGCGGGCGTGCGGTAGTTCACCGACAGCGACCGGTAGATCCAGCGGTCGGGTACATAGGGTTCCAGCATCTGCGCCCATGATGTCGCGCCCGCCATGGACCGTCGTTGGGCGAGGTCGCCGACGACGGTGAACGACCGGCTCGGGCAGCGCCGCATCAGCACCCGCCAGTCCATCTCCGAGAGCTCCTGGGCTTCGTCGACCACCACATGCCGGTAGGTCCAATCCCGGTCGGCGGCGGCGCGTTCGGCAAGATCGCGGTAGTCGCGCTCGGTGAAGCGTTCGGCGAGGCCCTCGGCGTCGATCAGATCCTGCGCCAGCAGGTGGTCTTCGTCGTCCATGAGATCCTCGTGGGCGACCATGTTCTCCAAAACGCCTCTGGCGTAGTCGGTTTCTTCCCGGAGTGCCTGTGCGGCGGCGTCGTCGGCCGCCTTGTCACGGCCCAGCAGATCGACCAATTCGTCGAGCAACGGCACATCCGAGGTTGTCCAGGCGTCGCCGACTTCCCGATGCAACGCCGGGTCGGCACCGGCGGCGCGCAACCGCTCGGGCGAGCTGTACAGCTCGGCCAACAGCTCGTGCGGCTCGAGGACCGGCCAGAGTTGATCGAGGGCCGACAGGAACCGCTCATTGTCTTCGAGGTCGGCGAGCAGGTCCGCCCTGACCTTCTCCCAGGCGTCCTTGTTCTCGCGGGTCAGCCAGCCGCGGCCGATCCGGGCGACCCCGCGCTCGGTCAGGACGTAGGTGACGATGTCGCGGAACACCGCACGAGCGGCGTTGTGGGGCAGTCCGCTTGCGCGGGCCTCGTCGATCGCCCACCCGGCGGTGTCAGCGGCGATCTGCATCGTCACATCACCCAGTGGGATCTCCAATGGTTGCTCGGGCACGCGTTGGCGGTCGGCGATCGCCGCCGCGAGGACGTCCAGCATCGCGCGAGAACCCTTGATGCGAGCGACATCTGGGGCGTCCTCGGCGGTGACGTGCAGACCGGGCAGGAGATCGCCGACCGTCATGAACACCACCTCGGATTCGCCGAGGGAGGGCAGCACCCGGCTGATGTGGTTCATGAACGCGTGGTTGGGGCCGACGACCAGCACCCCGTGCCGTTCGATCCGCTCCCGCTGGGTGTAGAGCAGGTACGCAACGCGATGCAGTGCCACCACCGTCTTGCCGGTGCCGGGTCCGCCCTCGATCACCAGCACCCCCGGGTGCTCGAGGCGGATGATCTCGTCCTGTTCGGACTGGATGGTCGCTACGATGTCGCGCATGCCCTCACCGCGGGGCGCGTTGACCGCGTACAGCAGTGCGGCGTCGCTGCTCAACGGACTGTCGTCACCCGCATCAGGGTCGGGCCTGCCGAAGACTTCGTCGGTGAAATCGAGCAGCCGGCGTCCCAGGGAGTGGAACTGGCGCCGCCGGCGCATGCCCTCGGGGCTGGCGGCGGTGGCGATGTAGAAGGCGCGGGCGGCCGGGGCGCGCCAGTCCAGCAGCAGTGTCTCGTGATCGTTGTCCTCGTCGAAGATCCCGATCCGGCCGACGTAGAGCCGCTCACCGTTCACCGCGTCCAGCCGCCCGAAGCACAATCCGTGGTCGGCGACGTCCAGCCGGGCGGCCAACCGGGCCAGCGCCCGCACCTCGGCGTCGCGGGCCACCAGCGTCCCGCCGTCCTGAACGTCGATCGGGCCGCCGAGTGCGGCGCGGTACTGGGCCCTAACCCGTCTGCGCTTGCCGTCCAGTCGGTCGTAGAGGTCCGTCAGGTAATCCTGCTCGGACTCCAGTTCACGATCGTGTGCCTGCGACGTCATACCCCTCATTTCCACGGTTGTGTCAGGCGAGTGTGCGGGACGACCCGGGCCTTGCCGCAAGCCCCCTGGTCGGCTATAGGTTGAAGTGGGAAGTCGATGGGGGAATTCCCCGAGCCTGGCCTTAGAACATATGTTCGATTAAGCTGGCGTGCGTGGGGTGGCACAACGGCCCGCCCAGCTGGGGCGAGATGGAGCGGGTGCTCAACAGCAAGCCGCGCCGCAGTGGGATGTCGCTGGGGGAGCCACACGCCGACGGCGGGGACAGCCCGGCCTGGTCTCGCAAGCGCCAACCCTACGAACCGGCCGTCGAACCCCCGCTGCGCTCCCGCGTTCCCTATGCCGAACTGCATACACATTCGGCCTACAGCTTTCTGGACGGGGCCAGTACCCCGGAAGAACTCGTCGAAGAGGCGGTGCGGCTGGATCTGCGGGCCATCGCGCTCACCGACCATGACGGCCTCTACGGGGTGGTGCGCTTCGCCGAGGCCGCCAAGGAACTCGACATGCGCACCGTCTTCGGCGCCGAACTGTCATTGAGTAACACCCCCCGCACCGAGGATCCCGATCCGCCCGGTCCGCATCTGCTGGTGCTGGCCCGTGGACCCGAGGGGTACCGCCGGCTGTCGCGGGAGATCGCCCGCGCGCATCTGGCCGGTGGAGAGAAGGGCAGGCCGCGCTACGACTACGACGCATTGGCCGAAGCCTCCGGCGGACACTGGCACATCCTGACCGGATGCCGCAAAGGCCATGTCCGACAAGCATTCTCGACGGGTGGTCCCGAGGCGGCCGAGCGGGCCCTCGCCGACCTGGTCGACCGGTTCGGTGCGCAGCGGGTCAGTGTCGAGCTCACCCATCACGGCGACCCGCTCGACGACGAACGCAACGCGGCGCTGGCGGCGCTGGCGCCCCGGTTCGGCCTGTCGGTGGTCGCCACCACCGCCGCACACGTCGCCGAACCGAGCCGCGGCAGGCTGGCCATGGCGATGGGCGCGATCCGGGCCCGCCAGTCGCTCGACGAGGCGGCCGGCTGGCTGGCCCCGCTGGGCGGAGCGCACCTGCGCGCCGGTGACGAGATGGCCCGGCTGTTCTTCGAGTATCCCGAAGTTGTCACCGCTGCAGCCGATCTCGGCGAGCAGTGTGCGTTCGAGCTGGCGCTGATCGCCCCGCAGCTGCCACCGTTCGACGTGCCGTCCGGCGAAACCGAGGACAGCTGGCTGCGTGAGCTCACCATGCTCGGCGCCGCCCGACGCTACGGTCCGCGATCGGCCGCGCCCGAGGCGTACGCGCAGATCGAGCGGGAACTCGCCGTCATCGCGCAGTTGAAGTTCCCCGGCTATTTCCTGGTGGTGCACGACATCACCCAGTTCTGCCGGCGCAACAACATCCTGTGCCAGGGCCGTGGATCGGCGGCCAACTCCGCGGTCTGTTACTCCCTCGGCGTCACCGCCGTCGACCCGGTGGCCAACGGCCTGCTCTTCGAACGGTTCCTGTCCCCGGCCCGCGACGGCCCACCCGATATCGACATCGACATCGAATCGGACCTGCGCGAGAAGGCAATCCAGTACGTCTACGAGCGCTACGGCCGCGACTACGCCGCCCAGGTGGCCAACGTGATCACCTACCGCGGCCGCAGTGCCGTGCGGGACATGGCCCGGGCACTCGGGTTCTCGCAAGGTCAGCAGGATGCCTGGAGTAAGCAGATCAGCCGGTGGAACGGGCTGGCCGACTCGCCCGATGTCGAGGACATCCCCGAACCGGTGATCGATCTGGCGCTGCAGATCAAGAACTTGCCCCGGCACATGGGCATCCACTCCGGTGGCATGGTGATCTGCGACCGGCCGATCGCCGACGTATGCCCGGTGGAATGGGCGCGGATGGAGAATCGCAGTGTGCTTCAGTGGGACAAAGACGACTGCGCGGCAATCGGTTTGGTGAAGTTCGACCTGCTGGGTCTGGGTATGCTCTCGGCGCTGCACTACTGCATCGACTTGGTCGCCGAACACAAGGGAATCGAGGTCGACCTGGCCCGCCTGGACCTGTCGGATGCGCGCGTCTACCAGATGCTGCAGAAGGCCGATTCTGTCGGGGTTTTCCAGGTGGAGTCCCGTGCTCAGATGGCAACCCTGCCGCGGTTGAAGCCCCGGGTGTTCTACGACCTGGTGGTCGAGGTCGCGCTGATCCGCCCCGGCCCGATCCAGGGCGGCTCGGTGCACCCGTACATCAAGCGGCGCAACGGTCTGGAACCGGTGGTCTACGACCATCCGGCGATGGAACCGGCGCTGCGAAAGACGTTGGGGGTACCACTGTTCCAAGAGCAGCTGATGCAACTGGCGGTGGACTGTGCGGGCTTTTCGGCTGCCGAGGCCGACCAGTTGCGCAGAGCCATGGGCTCCAAACGGTCCACCGAGAAGATGCGCCGGCTACGGGACCGGTTCTACGCCGGGATGGCGCAGCGGCACGGCATTACCGGGGAAGTGGCCGACCGGATCTACGAGAAGCTGGAGGCGTTCGCCAATTTCGGCTTCCCGGAAAGTCATTCGCTCAGCTTCGCCTCGCTGGTGTACTACTCGTCCTGGTTCAAGCTCTACCATCCGGCCGCGTTCTGCGCGGCGTTGCTGCGCGCGCAGCCGATGGGCTTCTACTCCCCGCAGTCACTGGTCGCCGACGCCCGTCGCCACGGTGTCACCGTGCACGGCCCGTGCGTCAACGCCAGCCTGGCGTACGCCACGCTGGAGAACCAGGGGTTGGAGGTACGGCTGGGACTGGGGGCGGTGCGTCATATTGGTGATGACCTGGCCCAGCGCATCGTCGACGAACGGCAGGCTAATGGCCCGTATGCGTCGCTGCTGGATATGACTGGGCGCGTGACGCTTTCGGTGCCGCAGGCCGAGGCGCTGGCCACCGCGGGGGCGCTGGGCTGCTTTGCGATCACCCGGCGTGAAGCACTGTGGGCGGCCGGCGCGGCGGCCACCCAGCGGCCAGACCGGCTGCCCGGGGTAGGGACCTCGTCGCACGTGCCGGCGCTTCCCGGGATGACGGAGGTGGAACTGGCCGCCGCCGATGTCTGGGCCACCGGGGTCTCTCCGGACAGTTACCCCACTCAGTTCCTGCGCGAGGACCTCGACGCACTGGGCGTCATCACCGCTGACCGGCTGCTCGGCATCCCCGACGGCAGCCGGGTGCTGATCGCCGGGGCGGTGACCCACCGGCAGCGCCCGGCCACCGCCCAAGGGGTGACGTTCATGAACATCGAGGACGAGACCGGCATGGTCAACGTGCTGTGCACACCCGGAGTGTGGAGCCGGCACCGCAAGCTCGCCCAGACCGCGTCGGCCCTGCTGATTCGTGGTCAGGTGCAGAACGCCACCGGGGCGGTGACGGTGATCGCCGAGCGGATGGGCCGTATCAGCATGACGGTGAGCTCGCGGTCGAGGGACTTCCGGTGAAAGCCGCCGGCGCGAGGGTGCGTGTCTGTACACCGACACGCCGGCTGGGGTGGCATTTCGCGCACGCTCGCCGAGGATGAGCGCTAGGCCGTCGGGGTGGTCCACACCTTGTCGACGCTGATCCTGAGCCGCAGGTTGTAGCCGCCCATCGCCTCGGTCAGCCCGAATTGGTCGGCGGCTTCCCGGTATTTCGCCCAGTACGGTTCGTCATCGCGGGGATCGGCGTCCTCGGAATCCACCACGGCGGTACCGCCCACCACGACGATGCCCCCACCATTGCCGTCGGAGTCCAGATTCAGGCTGACAAGCGGGTGAGCCCGGATATGGCGCACCTTGGCTGCCGTCGGCTCGCTGTAGACGATCACGTCGGTGCCGTCGAAGTAGAACCAGACCAGCCTGGGCACCGGCTGGCCCGATTTGGCTACCGTGGTCAGCCAGCCGTAGTGGTCGGAGGTCAGTCGATCGGAAACCTCGTGACTCAGCTCAAGTGCCATGCACCCGAATGTAGTCTCCAGAGATGACCCTTGACCTGACCGCCGATGAACTCCTGACCTCCACCCGATCGGTGCGCAAGCGGCTCGACTTCGACAAGCCGGTGCCCCGCGAGGTCCTCATCGAGTGTCTGGATCTGGCGTTGCAGGCGCCCACCGGATCCAACACGCAGGGCTGGCAATGGGTCTTCGTCGAAGATCCCGCCAAGAAGACGGCGATCGCCGACATCTACCGGGCCACCGCCACCCCCTATCTGGATCTGCCCAGCCCGGTCCGCGGCGATATCCGCGACGAGCAGCAGGGTGCGGTCCGCAGTTCGGCGGCGTACCTCAACGAGAACCTCGAGAAGGCGCCGGTTTTCTTGATCCCATGCCTGGAAGGCCGCCCCGAGGGTGCCGACGCCGGCATGCAGGCCTCGTTCTGGGGTTCGCTGCTGCCCGCGGTGTGGAGCTTCATGCTGGCGCTGCGCTCACGCGGTCTGGGCACCGCATGGACCACGCTGCACCTGATCGGGGAGGGCGAGAAGAAGACCGCCGACCTGCTCGGAATTCCCTATGAGCACTACACCCAGGGTGGGCTGTTCCCGATCGCCTACACCAAGGGCACCGACTTCAAACCGGCCAAGCGGCTGCC is a window from the Mycolicibacterium anyangense genome containing:
- the helR gene encoding RNA polymerase recycling motor ATPase HelR encodes the protein MTSQAHDRELESEQDYLTDLYDRLDGKRRRVRAQYRAALGGPIDVQDGGTLVARDAEVRALARLAARLDVADHGLCFGRLDAVNGERLYVGRIGIFDEDNDHETLLLDWRAPAARAFYIATAASPEGMRRRRQFHSLGRRLLDFTDEVFGRPDPDAGDDSPLSSDAALLYAVNAPRGEGMRDIVATIQSEQDEIIRLEHPGVLVIEGGPGTGKTVVALHRVAYLLYTQRERIERHGVLVVGPNHAFMNHISRVLPSLGESEVVFMTVGDLLPGLHVTAEDAPDVARIKGSRAMLDVLAAAIADRQRVPEQPLEIPLGDVTMQIAADTAGWAIDEARASGLPHNAARAVFRDIVTYVLTERGVARIGRGWLTRENKDAWEKVRADLLADLEDNERFLSALDQLWPVLEPHELLAELYSSPERLRAAGADPALHREVGDAWTTSDVPLLDELVDLLGRDKAADDAAAQALREETDYARGVLENMVAHEDLMDDEDHLLAQDLIDAEGLAERFTERDYRDLAERAAADRDWTYRHVVVDEAQELSEMDWRVLMRRCPSRSFTVVGDLAQRRSMAGATSWAQMLEPYVPDRWIYRSLSVNYRTPAEIMAVAAAVLAEFAPDVRPPESVRACGVAPWSRQVSEQEMASAIDEFVAAEADREGTSVVIGPPGVPGAVAPSETKGLEFDAVLVVEPDLILADGPRGAAELYVALTRATQRLGVLHQRPLPPSLSGLAPR
- a CDS encoding error-prone DNA polymerase, which gives rise to MGWHNGPPSWGEMERVLNSKPRRSGMSLGEPHADGGDSPAWSRKRQPYEPAVEPPLRSRVPYAELHTHSAYSFLDGASTPEELVEEAVRLDLRAIALTDHDGLYGVVRFAEAAKELDMRTVFGAELSLSNTPRTEDPDPPGPHLLVLARGPEGYRRLSREIARAHLAGGEKGRPRYDYDALAEASGGHWHILTGCRKGHVRQAFSTGGPEAAERALADLVDRFGAQRVSVELTHHGDPLDDERNAALAALAPRFGLSVVATTAAHVAEPSRGRLAMAMGAIRARQSLDEAAGWLAPLGGAHLRAGDEMARLFFEYPEVVTAAADLGEQCAFELALIAPQLPPFDVPSGETEDSWLRELTMLGAARRYGPRSAAPEAYAQIERELAVIAQLKFPGYFLVVHDITQFCRRNNILCQGRGSAANSAVCYSLGVTAVDPVANGLLFERFLSPARDGPPDIDIDIESDLREKAIQYVYERYGRDYAAQVANVITYRGRSAVRDMARALGFSQGQQDAWSKQISRWNGLADSPDVEDIPEPVIDLALQIKNLPRHMGIHSGGMVICDRPIADVCPVEWARMENRSVLQWDKDDCAAIGLVKFDLLGLGMLSALHYCIDLVAEHKGIEVDLARLDLSDARVYQMLQKADSVGVFQVESRAQMATLPRLKPRVFYDLVVEVALIRPGPIQGGSVHPYIKRRNGLEPVVYDHPAMEPALRKTLGVPLFQEQLMQLAVDCAGFSAAEADQLRRAMGSKRSTEKMRRLRDRFYAGMAQRHGITGEVADRIYEKLEAFANFGFPESHSLSFASLVYYSSWFKLYHPAAFCAALLRAQPMGFYSPQSLVADARRHGVTVHGPCVNASLAYATLENQGLEVRLGLGAVRHIGDDLAQRIVDERQANGPYASLLDMTGRVTLSVPQAEALATAGALGCFAITRREALWAAGAAATQRPDRLPGVGTSSHVPALPGMTEVELAAADVWATGVSPDSYPTQFLREDLDALGVITADRLLGIPDGSRVLIAGAVTHRQRPATAQGVTFMNIEDETGMVNVLCTPGVWSRHRKLAQTASALLIRGQVQNATGAVTVIAERMGRISMTVSSRSRDFR
- a CDS encoding TIGR03667 family PPOX class F420-dependent oxidoreductase; protein product: MALELSHEVSDRLTSDHYGWLTTVAKSGQPVPRLVWFYFDGTDVIVYSEPTAAKVRHIRAHPLVSLNLDSDGNGGGIVVVGGTAVVDSEDADPRDDEPYWAKYREAADQFGLTEAMGGYNLRLRISVDKVWTTPTA
- a CDS encoding nitroreductase family protein encodes the protein MTLDLTADELLTSTRSVRKRLDFDKPVPREVLIECLDLALQAPTGSNTQGWQWVFVEDPAKKTAIADIYRATATPYLDLPSPVRGDIRDEQQGAVRSSAAYLNENLEKAPVFLIPCLEGRPEGADAGMQASFWGSLLPAVWSFMLALRSRGLGTAWTTLHLIGEGEKKTADLLGIPYEHYTQGGLFPIAYTKGTDFKPAKRLPAEQLTHWDTW